The DNA segment CGGCTCCTCGCCGGCCCGGACCGTGCGCCGCCCGATGGCGTCCAGCACGGGCCCGGCGGCCTCGACGGCGGCGGCGGGTCCGGAGACGAGGACGGTGAGCGTGCCCTCCTCGGCGGGCTGCCTGGTGCCGACGACCGGGGCGTCGACGTGGACGAGACCGAGGTCGGCGGCGCGCCGGGCCAGTTCGACGGCCCCGTCCGGGCCGACCGTGGACGTCTGCAGCAGCACCTGGCCCCGGTGCAGCCCCTCGGAGGCGGCGGTGAGCGCCGCGGCCACGGCGGTCGCGTCGGTGAGCGCCGTGAGCACGACATGGGCGCCGCGCACGGCCTCGGCCGCCGTAGCGGTGACGGTGGCGCCGTCCTCGGCGAGGGGGGCGGCCTTGGCCCGCGTACGGTTCCAGGCCCGGACCTCCAGACCGGCGCGCAGCAGGCTGCGGGCCATGGCCGCGCCCATGATCCCGGCGCCGAGTACGGCGACGACGGGCCGCTGCGGGGATGCGGGGACTGCTGAGGTCATGGGGTTCCCTTCATCGGCCGCGCGCCGGTCCCGGCGCACGGCGGCTTCGGCTCTCAGGGTTGCCGCAGCGCGCCCTCCAGCACGGCGGCGTGTACGGCGCGGGCGAGTCGCGCGCCCCAGCGGGAGCGCGGCCCGGCGAAGGGTTCGGCGGTGCCGTCCGGTCCGGGTGCGGGGGCGGCGACGCAGACGGCGTCGGTGGGGGTGCCCGAGCAGTCGAGTCCGGCGTCGAGGAGGGCCTGCACCTTGGCCTCGGTCGCGGTGGCGACGGCGTTGACCAGGGCGGCGTCGGTGAGGGCGACGGGCAGTGTCACCACGATGTTGACGGTGCCGGGGCGCGGCGGTTCGCCGGTGGTCTCGTCGGGGGCGGCGGCCCAGCCGCGTACGCCCAGACCGCAGGTGGCGGTGGCGTGGACGCCGCCGTCGTCGGCGGCGGTGTACGCGGTGACGTCGGCGGCGGTCATCAGTCCGGCGCCGGTGCCGGTGAGCCGGGCTGCGGCGGCGATCTCGGCGAGATGGCGGTCCGGGTCCATGCGGGGGTAACCGCCGGGGACCTGCGCGTTGAGAATCCAGTCGCGCAGGCCGATGCCGCCGCCCAGCACCGCGCTGCCGCACACCCGCCAGCCCGGTCCGAGCCGCCACACCAGGTGGTGCAGTTCCCGGCCGTCCTCCCGGCGGGCGAGGAGTTCGCCGCGCTGCCGGGGAAGGCGGACGGGTACGGAACGGATGGGGCACCCCCGGTGGCGCGGCTGGACGGCGGTCGGCACGGACCCGCCGATCATATGTGCCGTGACCGGGGCGTACGGGAGCCGCCCCGCGCCCCGCGCCCGGTGCGCGCGAACCAGCCCGTTCACCCGATTGGCGTAACCGGGGGAAGTGCTCCCGATCCGCGTGGCACGGGGGCTGCGCGGGGGTGGGGCGGAAACCGCGCCCCGGCCCCGGTGGCCGGGCGGTTGCAGCGTCCATCCGGGTGAGGCGCGATGGAATCCGGACGCGCCTTCTCTGCTGGACCCACCCACAGGACGCGCCCGGGCGAGGAGGAATCGGACATGGGAGCCGCTGACGGTTTCACGGATTCCGGAGAGCTCGACGGCCTGACGGTGTACGACACCGAGGGCGAGAAGATCGGCAACGTGGGCCGGGTGTATGTCGACGACAACACCGGCCGCCCGGACTGGATCACGGTGAAGACCGGCCTGTTCGGCATGAAGGAGAGTTTCGTGCCTCTCGCCGGAGCCCGTCGAGTGGGCTCCGACCTGCACATCTCGCACGGCAAGGACCAGGTCAAGGAAGCTCCCCGGGTGGACGCGGACGCGCATCTGTCCGTGTCCGAGGAGGAGGAGCTGTACCGGCACTACGGCCTGACCCGGAACACCCGGGGCAATCTCGGCGACGGCTCCGGGACCAACGCCCCGACCACCGCGGGCACCGGCACCATGGGCGCGGCGGGCACCGGAGCCGCGGCCGGAGCGGGCGCCGGCGCCGGGGCCGGGGCCATGGGTGCGGCCGGCACCGGCAGGCACCGCGACACCGACACCGCCGGTACGGGCGCGGGCCGTCCGCTGGCCGGGGCCGGGGCGGGCGCCATGCGGTCCGGCGCCGAAACGGGCGGCAAGGAGGAGATGATCCGCTCCGAGGAGCAGCTGCACATCGGCACCGAGGAGTACGAGAGCGGCAGGGCCCGGCTCCACAAGTACGTCGTCACCGAGAACGTCACGCGCACCGTGCCGGTCTCGCACGAGGAGGTACGCGTGGTCCGCGAACCGGTGCGGCCGGACGACCGGACGGCCGTGCGCGGGGACCTCACCGAGCAGGACATGGAGGTCACCCTGCACGCCGAGCGCGCCACGATGCGCAAGGAGACGGTCCCGGTCGAGCGCGTGCGGATGGAAACCCAGAAGGTGACGGAGCAGAAGGAGGTCTCCGCCGAACTGCGCAAGGAGCAGATCGACTACGCGGACGGCACCACCAAGGGCGGCAAGGACATGGGCGGCCCGGACATGGGCGGAAAGGACACGGGCGGCGAGTTCGGCCGTGGACGCCGGCGCTGACCGGCGCCGGCCCGGCCGACGCGGCGCACGACGATCGAGGGCGGACCCGCGGGACGGGTCCGCCCTCCCGTGCGCCGGGACCGGTGCGGGCGGTCAGGGCAGGAAGCGCACCGAGGGCCGGCCGCCCGGCCCGTCCGGGGTGACGACGGACCGCACCCGGTAGACGTCCCGGATCAGCTCCTCGGTGATCACCTGCGCGGGGCTGCCCGCCGCGACCGCGCGCCCCCGGTCCAGGACCACGATCCGGTCGCAGAACATGGCGGCCAGATTGAGGTCGTGCAGGGCGATGACGGCGGTCAGCGGCAGCGAGGTGACCAGCGACAGCAGTTCCAGCTGGTGCTGGATGTCCAGATGGTTGGTGGGTTCGTCCAGCAGGAGTTCGCGGGGGCGCTGGGCCAGTGCGCGGGCGATCTGGACGCGCTGGCGCTCCCCGCCGGAGAGGGTGTGCCAGGACTGGTCGCGCCGGTCGGTGAGGCCGGTGCGTTCCAGCGCCTCGTCCACCGCAGCCGCGTCCTCGCCGGTGGGGGCGGACCAGGCGCGGCGGTGCGGGATACGGCCCAGGCGTACGACGTCCAGGACGCTGAGTTCCTCCTGCGTGACGGCGTGCTGGTCGACGACGGCGACCCGCCGGGCCACGGCGCGCCGGCCGGTCGCGGCCAGGGGTGCGCCGTCCAGGGTGACGACGCCCGTGTGCGGGGCGAGGACTCCGGCCAGGATGCGCAGCAGCGTGGACTTGCCGGAGCCGTTGGGGCCGATCAGGCCGACGGTGGTGCCGGGTGCGGGGGCGAGGGTGACTTCGTCCAGCAGGAGCCGGCCCGCCGCCTCGCGGCCGACCCGGTCCGCCCGCAGCCCGCCGGCCATGGCCCCGCTCATGCCGCCCGCCTGGTGCGGTGGAGGACGAGGACGAAGGCGGGCACCCCGATCAGCGCGGTGACGACGCCCACCGGAACCTCCTGCGGGTCGAGGACGGTCCGGGCGAGGGTGTCGGCCCAGACCAGGAAGACGGCCCCGGCGAGCGCGGTGACCGGCAGCAGTCTGCGGTGGCCGGAGCCGGTGAGCGCACGGGCCGCGTGCGGCAGGACCAGGCCGACGAAGCCGATCGCGCCGGCCGCGCTGACGAGGGCGGCGGTGAGCAGTGCGGTGGCGCAGAGCAGGACGGTCCGGGTGCGGGCGACGTTCACGCCGAGGGCGGCGGCCGCGTCCTGGCCGAAGGCGAACGCGTCCAGCGTCCGGGCGTGGCCGAGGCAGACCGCCAGGCTCACCGCGAGGACGGCGGCACAGATGCGTACGTCGCTCCAGCCGGCCCCGCCGAGCGAGCCGAGGAGCCAGAAGAGCACTCCCCTCGTCTGTTCGGCGTCGGCGGCGGTCATCACGACGAAGGAGGTGAGCGCCGAGAACAGCTGCATGGCGGCGACCCCGGAGAGCACGACGCGGTCGGTGGAGCCGCCGAGGGTGTGGCTGAGCAGCATCACCAGGGCGAAGGAGCAGAGCGCCCCGACGAACGCCCCGGCCGGCAGCGACACCGCTCCCCCGCCGACGCCGAGCACGACGACCAGGACCGCTCCGGTGGACGCCCCGGAGGAGACGCCGAGGACGAAGGGGTCGGCCAGCGGGTTGCGCAGCAGGGACTGCATGACGGTTCCGCACACGGCGAGCCCGGCGCCGCAGACGGCGGCGAGCAGGGTGCGGGGCATGCGCAGGTTCCAGATGATGCCGTCGCGGATCGGGCTGAGCCGGGGCTCGCCGATGCCGAGGTGGGCGGCGACGGCGGACCAGACGTCGGGGACGGAGATCCGGGCCGGCCCGATGGTGACGGCGACCGCGACGGACAGGGCGAGCAGCACGGCGCCGGCGGTCCACAGCAGTCCGTCGCGCAGGGCGCGGGGGCGGGAGCGGTCCGGGGCGGCGGGTGTCCGCTCCATGGGGCCGGACGGGACGGCGGGGCGGCGGGTGTCCGTCACTTGGCGAGCCCGAACCCGCGCAGCCCGGCGGCCACCCGTTCCACGCCCTCGACGGTGCGGATGGTCGGGTTCATCGCCTGGCCGCTGAGCAGGACGTAGCGCTTGTGGCGTACGGCGGCCATGTTCCGGGTGACGGGGTTGGACTCCAGGAAGGCGATCTTCCCGGCGGCGCTCTCGGCGGTCTGCGACTTGCGGGTGAGGTCGCCGATGACCAGGACGTCCGGGTCGCGGTCGGCGACGGTCTCCCAGTTGATCTGCGGCCACTCGTCGTGGGTGTCGTCGAAGACGTTCTTCAGGCCGAGTTCGCGGGTGATGATGCCGGGCGCCCCGCAGCAGCCCGCCAGGTACGGGGACTCGGAGTTGGCGAACCAGTACAGGACGGTGGTGCCGGAGGCGTCGAGGCCGTCGGCCGCCTCGCGGACGCGGGTGCGGAGCCGGGCCACGAGCTTCTCGCCGCGCTCGGGCACGCCGAACACCCGTGCGAGGTCGCGCACTTCGGCGTAGACGCTGTCCATGGTGAGGGCGCCGGTGCGGACGCCGTCGCCGTCCTTGGTGTTGTCCTTGGCGGTGCAGTCGGCCGGGGCCACATAGGTGGGGACGCCGAGCTTCTCGAACTGTTCGCGGGGCGCGACGCCGCCCTTGGCGAGGGTCGACTCGAAGTCGGCGGCGACGAAGTCGGGCTCCTGGTCGAGGACCTTCTCGGACGAGGGCCGGTTGTCGGCGATCCGGGGCACGCCCGCGTTGGCCTTCTCCAGACCCTTCATCACCGGGTCGGTCCAGGTGGCGGTGGCGGCGAGGCGGTCCGCGAGGCCGAGCGAGAGCAGGATCTCCGTCGTGCCCTGGTCGACGGAGACGGCGCGCCGGGGCGGGGCGTCCACGGTGACGGTGCGTCCGCAGTTCTTCAGCGTGACCGGGTAGCCGTCCGCCTTCGCCCCGGCGCCGGCCCTGCCGGGCGGTGATCCGCCGCAGGCCGTCAGGAGGAGCAGCGCGGCGGTGAGCAGGGCGGCGGAACGGGCGGGGCCGGCTATGGGCGGCACGGAGTACCTCGGCGTCTCTGGGCCCAGGCGCGGGGCCCCCTGTACGGAACCCGCCGCCCGGTCCGGACGGCGGTCGCCAGCAGGTCTTCGGACTCGGGTTCACGCGGACGGGACGCCTTCCCGGCAGACGCTGTCTGCCAGTGGCCGTGGTCCCGCCCGTCCCCCTCACCGCTGCGCGTCAGTTCCGGATTCGCACCGGATTCCCTGACTCCTTGGTGGAGTTCGACTGGCTCCGGCACGCTACCACGAGGGTCCGCGCAGCTCAGCGCCGCCTGCGGGCCCCGCAGGCGGCCGGGCGTCCGGGCATCCGGCTCAGGGGCGGCGGAGCGCGACCACCGCGTTGTGGCCGCCGAACCCGAAGGAGTGGCTGATGGCCCGGCGGACGGGCCGGACCAGCGGTTCCTTGGTGACGCAGTCGATGTCGAACCCGGGCTCGGGGGCGTCCAGGTTGGCGACGGGCGGAACGACTCCGCGCTGGAGCGTGAGGACGGTCAGCCCCGCCTCGATGGCCCCGGCGGCGCCCATGCAGTGGCCGAGGACGCCCTTGGGGGCGGTGACGGGCGGCCGGTGCGGGTACATCCGGCCGATGAGCGCGGCCTCGGCGGCGTCGTTGCTCAGGGTCGCCGTGCCGTGCGCGTTGACGTGCTCGACGTCACCGGCCCGCCAGCCCGCGTCGCGCAGCGCCGCCTCCACGGCGGCCCCGGCGATCCGGCCGTCGGGGTGCGGGCTGGTGGGGTGGTGGGCGTCCGTGGTGGCCCCGGTGCCGGCGAGCAGGGCGCGCGGCTCGGCGCCCCTGGCCTCGGCGTCGGCCGCGCGTTCCAGCACCATGACGGCGGCGCCCTCGCCCATCACGAGCCCGGCCCGGTCGGCGGCGAAGGGGCGGCAGAGCCGGGACAGGTCGCCGCCGTCCGGGTGGGCGGCGGCGCCGGAACGGGCGAACCCGGTCATGGCGATGGGGAAGACCGTCGACTCGGTGGCCCCGGCGATCGCCACGTCGCACTGCCCGCCCGCGAGCATGTCGCGGGCGACGGACAGCGCGGTGACACCGGACGAGCAGGCCGTGCAGGGGGCCATGCTGGGTCCGGTGGCCCGCATCTCGATCGCGATCTCGGCGGCCGGCATGTTGGGGATGGTCAGCAGCACCCCGGCGGGCGAGGTCGCCTCCGGGCCCCGCCGCTCCAGGACCAGCGCCTGGTCGGTGAGGTGGGCGGAGCCGCCGCTGCTGGTGCCGACGACGACGGCGACCCGGCTGCCGTCCCAGCCGGCCGGGTCGAGCCCGGCGTCGGC comes from the Streptomyces sp. NBC_00525 genome and includes:
- a CDS encoding NAD(P)-dependent oxidoreductase: MTSAVPASPQRPVVAVLGAGIMGAAMARSLLRAGLEVRAWNRTRAKAAPLAEDGATVTATAAEAVRGAHVVLTALTDATAVAAALTAASEGLHRGQVLLQTSTVGPDGAVELARRAADLGLVHVDAPVVGTRQPAEEGTLTVLVSGPAAAVEAAGPVLDAIGRRTVRAGEEPGDASRLKLVINAWVINMVGGVAECLNLAEGLGVDPGAFLDVLAGGPLDTGYLRAKSAAVLAGDLTPSFALSTALKDTRLILDAAAGAGVRLDLAAASAARFERAEADGHGEEDMIATYYAGRAPGHDAG
- a CDS encoding adenosylcobinamide amidohydrolase: MIGGSVPTAVQPRHRGCPIRSVPVRLPRQRGELLARREDGRELHHLVWRLGPGWRVCGSAVLGGGIGLRDWILNAQVPGGYPRMDPDRHLAEIAAAARLTGTGAGLMTAADVTAYTAADDGGVHATATCGLGVRGWAAAPDETTGEPPRPGTVNIVVTLPVALTDAALVNAVATATEAKVQALLDAGLDCSGTPTDAVCVAAPAPGPDGTAEPFAGPRSRWGARLARAVHAAVLEGALRQP
- a CDS encoding PRC and DUF2382 domain-containing protein; the protein is MGAADGFTDSGELDGLTVYDTEGEKIGNVGRVYVDDNTGRPDWITVKTGLFGMKESFVPLAGARRVGSDLHISHGKDQVKEAPRVDADAHLSVSEEEELYRHYGLTRNTRGNLGDGSGTNAPTTAGTGTMGAAGTGAAAGAGAGAGAGAMGAAGTGRHRDTDTAGTGAGRPLAGAGAGAMRSGAETGGKEEMIRSEEQLHIGTEEYESGRARLHKYVVTENVTRTVPVSHEEVRVVREPVRPDDRTAVRGDLTEQDMEVTLHAERATMRKETVPVERVRMETQKVTEQKEVSAELRKEQIDYADGTTKGGKDMGGPDMGGKDTGGEFGRGRRR
- a CDS encoding ABC transporter ATP-binding protein → MSGAMAGGLRADRVGREAAGRLLLDEVTLAPAPGTTVGLIGPNGSGKSTLLRILAGVLAPHTGVVTLDGAPLAATGRRAVARRVAVVDQHAVTQEELSVLDVVRLGRIPHRRAWSAPTGEDAAAVDEALERTGLTDRRDQSWHTLSGGERQRVQIARALAQRPRELLLDEPTNHLDIQHQLELLSLVTSLPLTAVIALHDLNLAAMFCDRIVVLDRGRAVAAGSPAQVITEELIRDVYRVRSVVTPDGPGGRPSVRFLP
- a CDS encoding FecCD family ABC transporter permease; protein product: MERTPAAPDRSRPRALRDGLLWTAGAVLLALSVAVAVTIGPARISVPDVWSAVAAHLGIGEPRLSPIRDGIIWNLRMPRTLLAAVCGAGLAVCGTVMQSLLRNPLADPFVLGVSSGASTGAVLVVVLGVGGGAVSLPAGAFVGALCSFALVMLLSHTLGGSTDRVVLSGVAAMQLFSALTSFVVMTAADAEQTRGVLFWLLGSLGGAGWSDVRICAAVLAVSLAVCLGHARTLDAFAFGQDAAAALGVNVARTRTVLLCATALLTAALVSAAGAIGFVGLVLPHAARALTGSGHRRLLPVTALAGAVFLVWADTLARTVLDPQEVPVGVVTALIGVPAFVLVLHRTRRAA
- a CDS encoding ABC transporter substrate-binding protein, giving the protein MPPIAGPARSAALLTAALLLLTACGGSPPGRAGAGAKADGYPVTLKNCGRTVTVDAPPRRAVSVDQGTTEILLSLGLADRLAATATWTDPVMKGLEKANAGVPRIADNRPSSEKVLDQEPDFVAADFESTLAKGGVAPREQFEKLGVPTYVAPADCTAKDNTKDGDGVRTGALTMDSVYAEVRDLARVFGVPERGEKLVARLRTRVREAADGLDASGTTVLYWFANSESPYLAGCCGAPGIITRELGLKNVFDDTHDEWPQINWETVADRDPDVLVIGDLTRKSQTAESAAGKIAFLESNPVTRNMAAVRHKRYVLLSGQAMNPTIRTVEGVERVAAGLRGFGLAK
- a CDS encoding beta-ketoacyl-[acyl-carrier-protein] synthase family protein, giving the protein MRTPAIAVTGLGMITPVGNDTESTWNGVCAAVSPVRTVPALAGCAIDFACVVDGIDLDAEIGRRTAFRMGRYVKFAVLAAREAVADAGLDPAGWDGSRVAVVVGTSSGGSAHLTDQALVLERRGPEATSPAGVLLTIPNMPAAEIAIEMRATGPSMAPCTACSSGVTALSVARDMLAGGQCDVAIAGATESTVFPIAMTGFARSGAAAHPDGGDLSRLCRPFAADRAGLVMGEGAAVMVLERAADAEARGAEPRALLAGTGATTDAHHPTSPHPDGRIAGAAVEAALRDAGWRAGDVEHVNAHGTATLSNDAAEAALIGRMYPHRPPVTAPKGVLGHCMGAAGAIEAGLTVLTLQRGVVPPVANLDAPEPGFDIDCVTKEPLVRPVRRAISHSFGFGGHNAVVALRRP